The genomic DNA ACAGAGTTCCTCGGGAAGAACAGGAAGTACGCGATCCTTATAGCATTCATCCTCGCAGCATTCCTTACGCCTACGCCGGACGCATTTAACCAGACACTTATGGCTGTTCCGATAATAATCTTGTATGAGATCGGGATCTGGGCGTCTGTTCTGCTAAATATAAAGAAGAAAACTGATTAATGAATAGTTGTTAATTCTTGCCTGTCTGCCCGGATTTCAATCTCTTATATTTATCTTCCCCTAAGCACTCTTTTGCGAACGCGCACCAGTCTATGCATGACGGGCCTAATATACGCGAGTTAACGATGCCGCATTTTTTACATTTAGCCTCGGTCTCATCACTCCATATCTCGACTATCCCGCCGCAGCTGCTGCATGTTATATCTTCAGGTTTAGGCTGTTTTATTTCATTGCTTCCGGGGCAGCTATCCTTTAACATTTATCTCCTCCGCTTTTTATTATTATGCCACATAAGGTTTGTTCCGTATATGATTCAGGTCATAATCAGTACATCATAAAAATAAAGATTGTTTTCAAAAAGTATCTTGAATAAATGTCTCTGAAAAGGTATATTAATAAGCTTTTAAAATTGATAGGGCAGTTTTATAACGGAGGCAATAATGTTTTCAGATATAGCGTATGCAATGGGAGGAGCGCCGGGAGGAGGGGCACAGCAGCAGGGAGTGACTGGTATGCTGACATCGTTTCTGCCGTTAGTATTTATTTTTGCCATCTTCTACTTCCTTCTCATCAGGCCGCAGTCTAAAAAGGCAAAAGAGCATAAAGAGGTGCTTGATAACCTTAAGAAGGGTGACAAGGTCATAACCAGCGGCGGCATCCATGGAATCGTCGAGGAGATTGACGGTGATGTGCTGACGCTCAAGGTGGGTGTAAAGGACGATACAAAGGTTAAGGTCAGCAGGAATTTCATAGCAGGATTAAGGGAAAAGGAGTAAGGCACAAGTGAAGAAGAATTTTTTCTGGCGTGTTTCATTAATATTATCTGCAACGGTACTTTCAATACTTTTCTTTCTTCCGTCAACATCATTGCGTTCATCAATGCCTGAATGGCTGAAGGATTACGGCCTGATACTCGGCCTTGACCTTCAGGGCGGTGTCCATCTTGTATATGAAGTGGATGGAGACAAGGCTGCTGAGATAACCGCAGAGAGGATAGCTGGAAGCCTGACAAATATCTTTAAGGAGAAAGGGGTTGATGCAAAGGCAGAGCTTCTCAATCTTGAGATAAATGTAAAGCCCGGCGGCGATAAAGCAGAGAAGGTAATAAATGAAAGCTATCCTAACCTGGAGCTGGTCACAAAGACAGAAGGGATGCTTGTTTACAAATTGAGCGACAAGGAGATCAGCAGCATAAAGGATCTCTCTGCTGACCAGGCGCTTGAGACGATAAGGAACAGGATAGATGCATTCGGCGTGTCTGAGCCGACCATAATGAGGCAGGGCGCATCCGAGATAGTTGTTCAGCTCCCGGGCGTGAAAGATGCAAACCGTGCTATCGAGCTTGTCGGAAAGACAGCTGTGCTTGAGTTTAAGCTGCTTGATGAAGAGAATCCTCTTGCGCTTGAACTGCCTGGCTCTATCGAAGCTGATAAAGAAGGGGAACTGCTTGCTCAATATGCCGGCAGGATACCTGAAGGCGATGAGATACTTTTTGAAAAGGTCTCTGACGATTTAGGGAATACTATCAAAAGGGTATACCTTGTTAAGAAGCAGTCGATGATGACCGGAGACTTTCTTACTGAGGCGCGTGTGAACATCGAACAGAACCAGCCGTATGTTGGTATATCTTTTAATTCAACCGGCGCAGAGATATTTAAACAGATAACAACAAACAATGTTAAAAAGCGGCTTGCGATTATCCTTGATAATAATGTCTACTCAGCCCCTTCCATCAATGAGCCTATTGCCGGCGGCAGCGCTCAGATAACCGGCAGCTACACTATGGATGAGGCAAAGGACCTCGTTATCGTGCTGAGGTCAGGTTCACTTCCTGCACCGCTTAAGATGCTTCAGAATGTCACTGTCGGCCCATCTCTTGGAAAGGACTCCATCGATGCCGGCATCAAGGCAGGCCTGATCGGAGCGCTGATGGTCATTATATTCATGATCGTATATTACAAACTTTCAGGCCTGATCGCTGACTTTGCGCTTGTGCTGAATATAGTATTTCTTATCGGCGTTCTCTCCGTATTCAAAGCGACACTTACGATGCCGGGCATAGCGGGTATAATCCTGGCGATTGGTATGGCTGTTGACAGTAACGTCCTGATGTTTGAAAGGATGCGCGATGAATTAAGGCTTGGCAAGACCCCGAGGTCTGCGATAGATTCAGGTTATGACAAGGCCTTCTGGACCATCTTTGACTCTCATGTCACAACACTTATAACAGCTGTTGTCCTTTTCCAGTTCGGAACAGGGCCTATAAAGGGATTTGCCGTCACCCTCGGATGGGGCGTTCTAATAAATCTCTTTACCGCGCTCATAGGGACAAAGACTATCTTTGATATAATCACTTCAAAATATGATATAAAAAGGCTCAGCATATGATGGAACTTGTTAAAAATACGAAGATCGATTTTATGGGCAAGAGGTTCATCGCCCTGACTATTTCAGCAATATTGACAATACTCGGGCTGGTAGCAGCTGTTCAGGTCGCCAGGGGAAGCGCCAATCTCGGCATTGATCTGGCAGGCGGCACATCTGTGCAGATCAAATTCAATACACAGGTTGTGCTTCATGATGTGAGAAAGGCGCTTGAAGAAGGCGGCATCAGGGACTTTGACCTCCAGGAACTGCCGACTGAAAGAAAGATCCTTATCCGCGTAAAAAAGAACGACGAGAAGGTCGGTGAACTTTCCGGAAAGATAATATCCGTTCTGTCGCAGAAATTTTCCCACAGCAATATAGTGGTAGATTCAACAACAGAGATAGGACCCAAGGTGGGTTCTAAGCTGAGAGGGGATGCCTTATGGGCTGTTATGGCTGCGATGCTGGGCATCCTGGTCTATATAACATTCAGATTTCAATTCAGATTCAGTATCGGCGCCACTATCGCTACATTACATGATGTCCTCGCCATTCTCGGTATCTTTTATCTCATAGGCAAGGAGATAAACCTCCTGCTGATAAGCGCCCTTCTCATAATCGCTGGATACTCACTTACCGATACGGTGGTTGTATTTGACAGGATAAGGGAGAATATGAAGGACAGGTTCAAGAAACATACCTTTGAGATCGTCAACGACAGTATAAACGAGGTGCTTTCAAGAACCATTGTTACATCGCTCACAGTCTTTATCACTGCCGTGGCGCTTTTTGTTTTCGGCGGCGAGGTGATCCACGATTTTGCCTTTGCGATCATGCTTGGAGTAATAATCGGCACATTCTCTTCAATATTTGTCGCAAGTCCGGTCGTGGTGATGCTGGGGAAAGACAAATCGTTCAGCAATAAGAAATAAACAGGCAGGGTACCGGATTTAGGACAGTAAATAAATCATATAGTTTTATCATTCCTGATAGCTGGTTTCTGCATTCTATATTTCTCTCAAAAATATAATGAATAGACGCTGGCTTGTAAACAGGACCAATCCTGAATTTCTCAGGTACCTTTCAAATAAAGCATCCATATCAACAACCTTCGCCCAGATCCTTGTAAACAGGGGAATAAAAGACCCTGACGCGATAAAAGAATTTCTCAACCCTTCCTTTGATAATCTTCACGACCCTATGCTGCTGCCTGATATTAAGAAGGCTATTGAAAGGGTCAAGGCTGCCATGTCTAAGGGAGAGACTGTACTCATTCACGGCGACTATGATGCTGACGGCCTGACATCAACAGCGCTTCTTGTATCCGCATTCAGAAAGCTCGGAATAAAGGCCTTCTATCATATCCCCAACAGAGAGACAGAAGGTTATGGATTCGGCAATACAGGCGTTGAAAAGGCAAAGGCATGCGGAGCCAGTCTTATAATTACAGCTGACTGCGGCATAAGTTCGATTGAGGCTGTTGCCTCAGCAAATGCATCAGGCATAGATGTCATCATCACTGACCATCATGAGGTTCCAGAGAAGATGCCTGAAGCTATTGCTGTCATAGACCCTCACAGAAAAGACTCGCAGTATCCTTTTAAGTTCCTTGCAGGGGTAGGGGTAGCATATAAATTTGTCCAGGCTTTGCTTGAAGATATCGGAACCTATAAAACGGATATTCTGCCGGAACATTTTCTTGACCTTGTCGCGCTCGGCACAGTTGCTGACTCTGTTCCGCTTATCGGAGAGAACAGGATCTTTGTTGCCTACGGCCTTAAGGAGATAAACAAGCCTTTATGCAGGATCGGCATTCAGGCGATGAAGGATGCTTTCAGAGCAGATACGGAACTTCACTCAGTCATGCTCTCATTCACTCTGATCCCGAGGATAAACGCAGCAGGAAGGCTTAGTGACGCAGGAGCAGTTGTTGAGCTTTTGCTGACAGATGACAGGTCAAAAGCTGATGAGACAGTGGCCCTTCTTGAGGAGCATAACAAGAAGCGGCAGAAGATAGAGAAAGATGTTCTGGAATCCGCGCTTGCTATGATAGATCCTGACAAACCAGGCAATGCCATTGTTCTCGCATCTCCAGATTGGCACCCCGGCGTTATCGGCATAGTGGCATCCCGACTTGTTGACAGGTTCTACAGGCCGGTATTGCTCTTTGCCGTAAAGGGCTCTATCGCCAAAGGTTCAGCACGGAGCATCCCTCCTTTTAATCTTTACAACGGGATCAGCGAATGCGCTGATCATCTTATCGATTTCGGAGGCCACGAACAGGCAGCCGGCATAAAAATGGATCTTGCGAACCTTCCTCTTTTCAAAGAAAAGATAAATCAGGTCGTTGGGAGAACACTCAGTGATGAAGATATGATACCGATGCTTGAGATAGACGCAGGCGTGGAGCTTTCTGAGATCAACTTCAACCTTCTAAGAGAGTTGAGCCTTCTTGAACCGCTTGGCGCCACAAACAGTGAGCCTGTGCTGGGCGCAAAAGGCGTTGAGTTCATAGATCCAAGGATCGTAGGCAATAATCACCTTAAGGTGAGGACCAAGCAGAAGAAGATATACATGGATACGATAGGTTTTAACAAGGGCGGCCTGATCAAGGATATAGAAGCTTCATCTGTTTTCGACAGCGCCTTTACCCCGTCGATCAATGAATGGAACGGGACAAAGATACTTCAGTTGAAGCTAAAGGCGCTGAGGCCGGGTGGGTGACGTTTGACATAACCAGCGCATGACAAACGAGATAGTCATCTTGCCGGTGCAGGCTGCACAGATTTCTCAATAAAGTCCATGTGCTCAGTCCACCCTTTCAAGCATTCTTTCCAGTTTTCCTTTTCGTTGCCTTGGCAAGGCTCTACTACGCGTTTAAGTGCGTAGACATGATCTTTCCTAATATTAACTTTGGCGTAGGCTTCAAAATCCGTGCATGAATCCCCGTATGCAAACTCGATCTTCCATTTATGCTTAATGAAGTCATTCAAAATGCGTTTCTTGAACTGATATGGATTAATGACATCCCCAGATGTATCTCCGACATGGACAATGCCGTCAGGAAAGCCATGACTCTTCAGCCAGTTAAGGGTCATTATTTTTAAGAATGGGAAACGGGCGCTTAGGTAGATGATCGTATAGCCCTTGTCGGCGAATAAACGCACGGCGTTTGCGGCATCTTCGCGTACTGTAAAAAAAGCAAATGGACTTGGAGTCAGCGTTCCGTCAATATCAAATATAACGGCTTGTGGCTGGTTGGTTAAGGCATCAGGGATATTAGCAGGTACATGTGCACAACTGCTACACAGCATAATCACCAACAGAATAATCATATTGCGCATTGAGTATCTCCTTTTATATTAGTCAGGAAGTGGAGCAGGCATAGTGTTGGTACTCAACAATTAGTTCAGCGGCCAATCCGCTGGAACGATTGGTTATTTATTTTTTATCAGCTTTACCCTATTTTCAATCCATGCAACAGTGGCAATGACGTTTTATACAACCGCACTTCTGTGCTGCCAGCAGAAACCATCGCTAGTGGTGTGCCTGGTACATAAGCCCTCTTTTGTTCTGCATTTTGAGCCGCAGTGATGTGCTATGGTTTGATTAGGATTTCCGCCTGCATTGCCCTGTTCTTCATCTTCATCTTCATCTTCGTCTTCATCATCCGGCGAGTTCTGCGGCGGATCTTCCGGCTGTTCGGGTTGTTCAGGAGCGGGTATTATAATATCCATGTTGCTGTTCCTGTATCCTCCGCCAGGCGAATTGGGCATTACAACAGGCGGCTGTGGAGGCTGGTCGGGGTCTTGCGGAGGATTTCCCGGGCTTACCTGATTTCCAACCTGATTACCATTCTGATAGAAATTCAAATTGTGCGGGATAACAATGCTTCCAAACGTCTGAATGCCAATTGAGTATGTACCGCTTGCATTTGTGCGTACCGGGCTTACAGGCTTAGAATTGCAGTTACAGTTCTCGTGGCGAACTTCTATTCTGGGCACCGGGTTGCCGTTTGTGTCTGTCACCATTCCCTGGAGCACATGTTTCATGATTTTCTTTTCCTCCGTATAACGATTTTTTCGCTACTTGACTGCTGGAAGATCGGTTATTTATTTTTTATCAGCCTTACCCCATTCCCTTCTGCAACGTTCTAACTATATTGCTTTAATTGCATCGTGTATTCGTGTTGCTACACGGGCATAGGCACTGTTTCGCAAGTGTAATTCATTAACCCAATCTTTATCAGGATCAAGCATGTCTCGTAAATCAACGTGGTGAAACTTGTTATGGGTGTGAGCTAAATCGCCCAACATCTCATTATATTTATCAATTAATGTGAATACGGCTTTGCGCTGTTCGACATGATCAAATATCCCTTTCCTGGCCAAGGCGGGTCGCAGCCACGGACCAGCGAAAGTAAAACCCAGAAAATCAACACTTTCACCAGTTGGGGCAGTATGCCCATATCCATGAACCACTATATGAGTATTCGGCGAAACCGCAGCTACTTTTGCAATCAAATCCACAAAGTATTTGCGAAACACCACGTTTATCATTTCAATCATAAAACCGACACGTACTCCGGGCAGTCCCGAATCCTTATGGTTCAAATAAGATTCGAACTCGTCACCGGCTATGTCGTTGCCACCTCCAGAGAATAAGAATATCTTTGGTTTTATTTCACCCAGTGCAGATAAAACAATGTTGATTGATGGACTAATACGTTCGAATTGCCTGTTTATATTAGTTCCATAAATCATGTTCTCCAATGTATCGCCTGCTTTTGCGTAGCTATTAATTGAATAACTATAATCACTTTCTAAACAGTCAATAACATCTGTCCCAGGCAAATAAAAAAACCATGAATCTCCCTCAGCAACAATCACATCTTGGTGTGCAGTTGCATCTAATTGAAAGGCTTTCTGCTGAGTCGTGGCGATTTTTTTAACTCGCGCTTTTTCCTTGAACTGCGCTACTTGCTCGCTCGTCCATTTATCTCTTTCGGTGAATTCAGTTGTCATAATTATCCCCTATCTTCCTTGCAGGTGAATTGTCGCTCAACCAGTTATTATCTGAACGGCTAAATAAAGGTAGCATTAATTTGATTATTTGGTCAATAAAAAAATACATTGACGTTTTCTGACCGATATTTGGGAGCAATATTCTGCCGTCCTGAAGAAACGGGCGGTCTTTGATCCTTCAGTTGAAGCTCAAGGCGCTGAGGCCGGGTGGGGGTGATGAGTTAAAGCAGCAGCGCAAGCAACTGCCAATGTAAAACAAAACAGGGTTATTCCGCATCCGCTGGATTTTATTGTTCGTGGATAATATTCAGCCTATTGTTAAACAATTTCTTCCAGCTGCCTTGCTTTCATACAAAAATGAGTCGGCTCTTTTTATGAGGCTATCAATAGTGTCATTTTCATTAACGAGTGTAGCCCCAATTGAAATTGTGACGTGTAACTTTTCGTTTTCATGCATTATGTATGAATTTTCTATCAGTAAACGAAGTTTATTCCCCAGCACCTCAAGCTCTTTGCCGTTTATGTTACGTATAATACCAATAAATTCTTCACCTCCCCAGCGCCCATAAAGGTCAAACGGTCTGGAGTTGGAAACAAAAGTATTTGCTGCAAATTTAAGGACCTCATCACCCACATCATGTCCATAGATGTCATTGAATATTTTGAAATGGTCGATATCTATGAATAAAATACCAAATGGGATATTAAAACGTTTTGCCTCGTCGAATCTGCTTTGGATTTCTTTCTCAACATAGTGTCTGTTTGCTAAGTGAGTAAGGTTGTCAAGAAGAGCCAATTTTTCAAGTTCTTTTACCCTCAATTTATTGGTTGCCTGATTGCTGATATCTGTGAATAATTCTATCCCACCGATTATATTACCGTCTCCGTCGGTTAATGTACTGACACGAACAGAAACCGGGATTCTGTGACCATCCTTGTGGTGCATGTATATTTCAGCATCGCGCGGCTTTCCATCAGTAATGGTTTCAGCAAGAGGGCACATCCCGAAGCAAAGACTATTGCCTTCGCTGTCGACGTGAGTGAGTATATTATTAGAACAAGATCTGCCAACAACCTCATTAGCAGTAAATCCAGAGATCTGTTCAGCAGCTTTATTCCAATATGTTATAACCCTATCTCGGTCTACAAAATATAAACCGTCATGGAGTCTTTCAATGATCCTTTCAAAAGAATCTTTATCTAATTTCATAGGGCCTTCTTCACAATCCTTTTTGATCGCTGCTCAAACCGCATAACAATTAGCACGACTTGCCGTATTTGCTGGAATAAGATAATTATATTAGTGTGACAATTATAATACAATACAAAATATAGTGGCTGTGGTTAATAACTTATGAAACTCAAGGCGCTGGGGTATAGTGTTTAAAAAGGCAGTAAGCAGTAATGCGGTATATGTGACACGCATTACTGCTTACTGCTAAATCTTGCTATAATAAAACCATGACTGCATCAAAGGAAGTAAGTACTATCAATGGCCTCATAGATAAGGTCTTTCAGTATAACCCTGAGGCAGACCTTGATATCCTGCGCAGGGCGTACGCCTTTTCCTGTGAAGCTCACCTGAAACAGAAAAGGAAAGGCGGCCAGCCTTTTATCGAACATCCCCTTGCAGTCGCAGCCATATTAAGCGACATGCGCCTTGACAGCAACACACTTGCCGCCGGGCTGCTTCACGATACCGTAGAGGATACGGAAACAACTGTTGAAGAGATAAAGGAGCTCTTCGGCGATGACATAGCCTTTCTTGTTGAAGGCCTTACAAAGCTCGGCAAGATGGAGCTGAAGAATAAGGACGAGGCGCAGGCAGAGAACTTCAGAAAGATGTTCCTCGCGATGGCTGAGAACATCAGGGTCATGCTTATAAAGTTTGCCGACCGGCTTCATAATATGCGCACGCTCGAGCACCTTCCGGAAGCACGGAGGCTGAGCATAGCGCAGGAGACGCTTGAGATATTCGCCCCGCTCGCAAACCGGCTCGGTATGGGCGGGCTTAAGACCGAGTTTGAGGATCTGAGCTTCATGTACCTTATGCCTGATACATATAAGGAACTGAAACGGAAGGTCAGCAAAAAAGGCAAGGAGCAGAAAGAGTATCTCGATGAGATAGCCAAGATAGTTGAAGCCCATCTGAAAGAGTCGGGAATTCCGGCAAGGGTGCTCGGCAGGGTGAAGCATCTTTACGGGATATTCACAAAGATGCAGAAACAGAAGATACCTTTTGAGCTGGTGTATGATGTTATCGCGATCAGGATCATCACTGACACCAAGCAGAACTGCTACACGATAATGGGGCTCATACATTCTCTCTGGACTCCGGTTCCCGGCAGGTTCAAGGATTTCATAGGCGCTCCCAAATCAAACCTCTACCAGTCTCTTCACACAACCATAATCGGCCCGAGGGGTGAGAAGATAGAGTTTCAGATACGGACAGAGGACATGGACAGAATAGCAGAGGGAGGTATCGCCGCCCACTGGAGGTATAAGGATGCAAGGTCTTCAAGAAGGAGGGATGAAGAGTACATTGCATGGCTGAGGGAGCTTGTGCGGCTGCAGAAGGATACTCTTGACGCAAGGGAGTTTCTTGAGGCTGTCAAGGGCAATATCCTGCCGGATGTTGTTTATGTCTTTACTCCAAAGGGAGACATCATCGAGCTTCCCCAGGGCTCAACTCCTGTTGATTTTGCATACGGCATACACACAGCGGTAGGCAACAAATGCTCCGGCGCCAAGGTCAATGGCAAGATAGTTCAATTAAGGCACAGGCTGGAGAACGGCGACTCGGTCGAGGTGTTAACCTCCGCATCTCAGAATCCGAGCAGGGACTGGCTTAAGTTTGCCAAGAGCCAGAAGGCAAAGGCAAGCATAAGGCATTGGGTCCAGACAGAGGAGAGGAAGAAAAGCCTTGAGCTGGGAAAAGAAATTCTTGAAAAGACACTCAAGAAGCATGGGCTCAGCAAAGATCTTTTAAAATCAAAAGAGATATTAGAAGCTGCCAAACAGTATAAGATCAAGACCCATGAGGATCTTTTTATTGCCATAGGTTACGGCAAGATATCAGCGGTTCAGGCTATCAACAGGTTTCTGCCGGAGCCGGTGAAGGATGAAAATGTCTCTAAAAAGATCGCAGACGAGAAGCCTAAGAAGGCGGCCGGCATAAGTGTCAAAGGCATTGATGACATAATGTTCAACCGCGCCAAATGCTGTTATCCATTACCCGGAGAGAAGGTCGCGGGTTTTGTCACAAGGGGCAGAGGGGTATCTATACATTCGGCAGATTGCGCAACCCTTGATGTAAATTCTATCGACGTGGATCGTCTTGTGGATGTCGAGTGGTCAGGAGATGATTCGATATCTTACCCTGTCAAGGTTGTTGTGTACACTGTTGACAAGCCGGGTGTGCTTGCAGATA from Thermodesulfovibrionia bacterium includes the following:
- a CDS encoding phosphohydrolase, translating into MLKDSCPGSNEIKQPKPEDITCSSCGGIVEIWSDETEAKCKKCGIVNSRILGPSCIDWCAFAKECLGEDKYKRLKSGQTGKN
- a CDS encoding SGNH/GDSL hydrolase family protein — protein: MTTEFTERDKWTSEQVAQFKEKARVKKIATTQQKAFQLDATAHQDVIVAEGDSWFFYLPGTDVIDCLESDYSYSINSYAKAGDTLENMIYGTNINRQFERISPSINIVLSALGEIKPKIFLFSGGGNDIAGDEFESYLNHKDSGLPGVRVGFMIEMINVVFRKYFVDLIAKVAAVSPNTHIVVHGYGHTAPTGESVDFLGFTFAGPWLRPALARKGIFDHVEQRKAVFTLIDKYNEMLGDLAHTHNKFHHVDLRDMLDPDKDWVNELHLRNSAYARVATRIHDAIKAI
- the secD gene encoding protein translocase subunit SecD — its product is MKKNFFWRVSLILSATVLSILFFLPSTSLRSSMPEWLKDYGLILGLDLQGGVHLVYEVDGDKAAEITAERIAGSLTNIFKEKGVDAKAELLNLEINVKPGGDKAEKVINESYPNLELVTKTEGMLVYKLSDKEISSIKDLSADQALETIRNRIDAFGVSEPTIMRQGASEIVVQLPGVKDANRAIELVGKTAVLEFKLLDEENPLALELPGSIEADKEGELLAQYAGRIPEGDEILFEKVSDDLGNTIKRVYLVKKQSMMTGDFLTEARVNIEQNQPYVGISFNSTGAEIFKQITTNNVKKRLAIILDNNVYSAPSINEPIAGGSAQITGSYTMDEAKDLVIVLRSGSLPAPLKMLQNVTVGPSLGKDSIDAGIKAGLIGALMVIIFMIVYYKLSGLIADFALVLNIVFLIGVLSVFKATLTMPGIAGIILAIGMAVDSNVLMFERMRDELRLGKTPRSAIDSGYDKAFWTIFDSHVTTLITAVVLFQFGTGPIKGFAVTLGWGVLINLFTALIGTKTIFDIITSKYDIKRLSI
- a CDS encoding GGDEF domain-containing protein; this translates as MKLDKDSFERIIERLHDGLYFVDRDRVITYWNKAAEQISGFTANEVVGRSCSNNILTHVDSEGNSLCFGMCPLAETITDGKPRDAEIYMHHKDGHRIPVSVRVSTLTDGDGNIIGGIELFTDISNQATNKLRVKELEKLALLDNLTHLANRHYVEKEIQSRFDEAKRFNIPFGILFIDIDHFKIFNDIYGHDVGDEVLKFAANTFVSNSRPFDLYGRWGGEEFIGIIRNINGKELEVLGNKLRLLIENSYIMHENEKLHVTISIGATLVNENDTIDSLIKRADSFLYESKAAGRNCLTIG
- the yajC gene encoding preprotein translocase subunit YajC: MFSDIAYAMGGAPGGGAQQQGVTGMLTSFLPLVFIFAIFYFLLIRPQSKKAKEHKEVLDNLKKGDKVITSGGIHGIVEEIDGDVLTLKVGVKDDTKVKVSRNFIAGLREKE
- a CDS encoding carboxypeptidase-like regulatory domain-containing protein, which encodes MKHVLQGMVTDTNGNPVPRIEVRHENCNCNSKPVSPVRTNASGTYSIGIQTFGSIVIPHNLNFYQNGNQVGNQVSPGNPPQDPDQPPQPPVVMPNSPGGGYRNSNMDIIIPAPEQPEQPEDPPQNSPDDEDEDEDEDEEQGNAGGNPNQTIAHHCGSKCRTKEGLCTRHTTSDGFCWQHRSAVV
- the recJ gene encoding single-stranded-DNA-specific exonuclease RecJ, translated to MNRRWLVNRTNPEFLRYLSNKASISTTFAQILVNRGIKDPDAIKEFLNPSFDNLHDPMLLPDIKKAIERVKAAMSKGETVLIHGDYDADGLTSTALLVSAFRKLGIKAFYHIPNRETEGYGFGNTGVEKAKACGASLIITADCGISSIEAVASANASGIDVIITDHHEVPEKMPEAIAVIDPHRKDSQYPFKFLAGVGVAYKFVQALLEDIGTYKTDILPEHFLDLVALGTVADSVPLIGENRIFVAYGLKEINKPLCRIGIQAMKDAFRADTELHSVMLSFTLIPRINAAGRLSDAGAVVELLLTDDRSKADETVALLEEHNKKRQKIEKDVLESALAMIDPDKPGNAIVLASPDWHPGVIGIVASRLVDRFYRPVLLFAVKGSIAKGSARSIPPFNLYNGISECADHLIDFGGHEQAAGIKMDLANLPLFKEKINQVVGRTLSDEDMIPMLEIDAGVELSEINFNLLRELSLLEPLGATNSEPVLGAKGVEFIDPRIVGNNHLKVRTKQKKIYMDTIGFNKGGLIKDIEASSVFDSAFTPSINEWNGTKILQLKLKALRPGG
- the secF gene encoding protein translocase subunit SecF — encoded protein: MMELVKNTKIDFMGKRFIALTISAILTILGLVAAVQVARGSANLGIDLAGGTSVQIKFNTQVVLHDVRKALEEGGIRDFDLQELPTERKILIRVKKNDEKVGELSGKIISVLSQKFSHSNIVVDSTTEIGPKVGSKLRGDALWAVMAAMLGILVYITFRFQFRFSIGATIATLHDVLAILGIFYLIGKEINLLLISALLIIAGYSLTDTVVVFDRIRENMKDRFKKHTFEIVNDSINEVLSRTIVTSLTVFITAVALFVFGGEVIHDFAFAIMLGVIIGTFSSIFVASPVVVMLGKDKSFSNKK
- a CDS encoding bifunctional (p)ppGpp synthetase/guanosine-3',5'-bis(diphosphate) 3'-pyrophosphohydrolase, which codes for MTASKEVSTINGLIDKVFQYNPEADLDILRRAYAFSCEAHLKQKRKGGQPFIEHPLAVAAILSDMRLDSNTLAAGLLHDTVEDTETTVEEIKELFGDDIAFLVEGLTKLGKMELKNKDEAQAENFRKMFLAMAENIRVMLIKFADRLHNMRTLEHLPEARRLSIAQETLEIFAPLANRLGMGGLKTEFEDLSFMYLMPDTYKELKRKVSKKGKEQKEYLDEIAKIVEAHLKESGIPARVLGRVKHLYGIFTKMQKQKIPFELVYDVIAIRIITDTKQNCYTIMGLIHSLWTPVPGRFKDFIGAPKSNLYQSLHTTIIGPRGEKIEFQIRTEDMDRIAEGGIAAHWRYKDARSSRRRDEEYIAWLRELVRLQKDTLDAREFLEAVKGNILPDVVYVFTPKGDIIELPQGSTPVDFAYGIHTAVGNKCSGAKVNGKIVQLRHRLENGDSVEVLTSASQNPSRDWLKFAKSQKAKASIRHWVQTEERKKSLELGKEILEKTLKKHGLSKDLLKSKEILEAAKQYKIKTHEDLFIAIGYGKISAVQAINRFLPEPVKDENVSKKIADEKPKKAAGISVKGIDDIMFNRAKCCYPLPGEKVAGFVTRGRGVSIHSADCATLDVNSIDVDRLVDVEWSGDDSISYPVKVVVYTVDKPGVLADMSAVISSDNVNISHIDATTTHEKRARFNFTLEVKDKVQLDSVIKKLSGVNGVLEAKRTSSK